A window of Desulfobulbaceae bacterium genomic DNA:
ATCGCCATGGCGGGAAACCCTACGAGACAGCCATCTTCCCAGGTTTGCTGCCTTCACAGAAATAACAACAATGTCATTGAATATAATTGAGTGGAAAAAGCAAAAAATTCACCTCAGCTAATGCAGCAGCAGAAATTACGTGTTGGGGAGCACGACAACTCACAGTTAATTGTTGCCCCAAAAAGCCCGATTCAAAAAGATGGCTAATCGACGTTGCAGGATTGCAATTTATGGCATTGCATGATTGCAATCCTGCAATAGGCAACGAAAATCAGGTTCCTCATTATTTTAAGTGGGCACCTTCACTTCTATGGCCATCCTTCACCATAACCTACAAAACTAAACAGCTACGAGGTAACGGGATTTCCATGCCGATGAAGATCTCTCCCAACACCTATGTCAACATCACAAACCAGTACCACCGCGTTAATTGTTTAAAATGTATTTTCGTAACCTTCACTCCTTTATGATCTTTTATACAGGGGCAGTTTGATAGTAAAAATGCTCACACCATTCTCAGAGACGATAACAAGTTTGCCTTGGTTATTCTGAATAAATCGGGATACGATATTAAGGCCTCGACCCAAGACCCCGCCCTTCGTGACCAGCGCGATTTGATCTTGATCGATCTCACCAGAATTGACGATCTCAAGACAGGCCATATTCCCACAACCGAAGCAGCGCATCTCAATATAACCTCCCTCTCGTGGAATGGCCTTGGTGGCATTGTTAAAGAGATTGTCCAGAACCCGTTCTAGCCCATATCGAGGACAGAGGACGAATAACCCTGTCTCGATTGAGACCGGGTTTACTCTGATATTGGCATATTTCGACTCTTCGATGACATGCTCATTGAGCGCGAAACGCTCCTTGGCCAGTTGCCCCAAATCAATTTTCTCCTCTCTCCCTTCCCCGGTCATGGTCAATGCCAGATCCTGCAAACGTGCCGTCTCCCTGACCACTACATCCTGATAGTAAAGAAGTTTTTCGCGCAAGGGATTCAAGTCATCACTATCCATAAGCTTTCGCGAACGTGCTGCAAGACCTGCCACTGCAACGGCTGGATTTTTGAAATCATGCAGCATATCGCCTAAAAATTCCAGGCGCACTGCCTTCATGATCTCCTTGCCGAAAAAGGTTAACAGCTCGATTTCATCTTCAGTGAAGTACTGTTTTTGTTGGGTAGCAAAAAAGCAAAGAATGTGTCGGGTGACAGATGCCGTTCTCAGAGGGACAAAGAGAATCGAGTGAATATCTTCCCTCTGAGCGAAGGCAAGCAGGCCGGGGCCAATCAACTTGCTCTGGAAAGGATCTTTGATTAAGAGGTATGAAGGGTCAATCCGTTCATACGGCATATCGGCATACTCTTTGGTGCCATGAACCGCAGCCCAGAAATAGCCGTGATGCTTCAGGGTAAAAAGGTGACCATGCTCATGGTAAGTATGATCAGGAGGATATGATGCCTCCAAGTAAGTGCTCATCTGATCGTCCGAAAGTGTGAAGAGTGAACAGCTATGGAGCTTGATAAATTCATCCAGCTCAGGGACGATCAGATTAAAAAAGTCCCTCAGCTTAATCCCTTCCCGATGGCTAAGTTTAACGAAAATCTTATCAGAAATCGCCTCCTTCTTGTCATTCAAGGACTTCATATCTAGAATTCTCTTCTTGGCCATGACATAGCTAACCCGCCTGGCCAGCATCTCGGCCCTGATAACTTCAAGTCGATTAAATAGACGGTCATCCTCCAAGAAATATATCTGGAGCGAACCCAAGATATCGTTGGTCGAGCCTACAAAGCTTGGCATCTGGAGAGGGACCGCGATTAAAGAGTTAAATCCCTTCTGCGCTACGATAGTTTTCTCCCTGTACAAAGGATTCTTCATAATACTGGGAACCACAATGCTTCTTTTTTCCTCAACTACTCGACCGGCAATGGATTTTTTGACCGGAATGGCTAAAGACCGCTCGTTGTCGTGCAGGCCGTAGGCGCCAAAAGTCAGCATCTTAAAAGACTTGGGGTCAAAAAGGCGGATGGATGCAGCCGCAGCTTTAAGGGCATGAGCGATTTTTTCTGCGGCAAGTTCAAGGATCACCAGCCGATCAAGGTTAGGGGAAATTGCCAGGATATCTTCAGACTCCCTGATAATTGACGATAAAAATTCAAAAAGATACTCATCCTCAATGAGTCGAACTAATTCATCTCGTTCTGTCAGGGAGAGATTAAGTTCCTTGAAAAATGGGATCTTCAGTAAAAAATCATTCAGGGATTCGGGCATATAATTATCAAAGGAGTTAAAATCGAAGCGGATAGAACAAAGTATCATTGAAAAATGGCAATCGTTCACCAGAAGCGTTGAACGTGCGGATTTCACCGGACTGTAAACGTCTACCGGGTGCCCGGTGAACGTTTACGAAAAATGACCGCTCCTGGGAGTGTCACACTCATCTGTGATGAAATAATAGGCTACTCGATAGCTGTATTATTTCAAGAGGAATGAATACCAGAGACTGGCTAAGTAACTATCGGGGAATAGAAACGACGGAACTTTGGCCGATTTTGTCACGTACAGTCTATAAGAATTTTCAAACTGCCACCTTGTAGGATTTATTATTGCCATCATTTCTGTTAAATTTCTCCATCTTAAAGAGCTGTAACCTAGCCATTGTTACTTGATTACCCTCTGGCACGATTGACTTCTTCGAAATTAACCCTCATAGTAATAATAAGCTCATTAAGAAACCTGGGATGTTTCCTGTTGCACTTATGTCAGTCTTCCACGCCACCAGGATTCCAGCGTCAATCCGCCACCACCAGCAATTTCCCCGCTGCACAGGAGGCAGCCCAATGAATATTTTTTCCCGTTATCCTCTACGTATCACAATCCCGGCGCTGCTCCTGACCATGGCTATTCTGCGCGGCGCTGTAAGTTATCAGACCTATAACACTGCCGGGGTCAAGTTGGTTGAGAAACAAGGGGTCGATTTTGTCGACGAGATCATGATGCGCAATCAGGTCCATATGAATGCCACCCTACGGATTGAAGACATGGAGCGCCTAAAAAAGGAGGTTGCCCTTCTCTCCCAAAGCGCTGACAATGGAGAGGTCACCATGGTGGTAGACGAAAAAAAGCGCATCGTCAGCGCCTCAAACCCGGCATGGGAGGGACACCCTTTAGCCATGAGTGACATCTCGGCTGAGGGAAAACAACTGACGACAAATCTTTTTGATGCCAGGGTAAGCACCCCCAAAAGGAAGATCATCTTCAGCCGGGACAAGCAGATCATCTATGCCGTTGCCCCTCTGTTTTTCGGAGGAGACCCTGCTCGAATCGGCCTACTCTATCATGAGTATGGGATGCAACCGCTCAAGGCGTCATGGCAAAAAACGCTGCATCGGGAAGTCTTCTTTGTCTTCTCCCTGTCCCTGGCTATTGTAATGTTTTTATTGTTTTTTCTGTATGTAGTTTTATTCCGTCGCGCTCGCAGGGTCTGCGAGACGATCAATCGCTTTGGCCTGGGTGAGAACACTGCCCGGTCGCAGCTTGGTGGGGCAGACGAACTGGCTGTCATTTCCACTGCCTTGGACAAGATGCTCGACTTGCAGGTAGCTGCGGAAAAACAGATCAGGGACCAGACACTGCTTCTCCGACAATTGACGGATGGGTTGCCGGTGCTCATCGCCTACGTGGACCAGGATGCGTGCTTTCGATTCATCAACCAAGAGTTTGAGAATTGGTTCTACCTGAAACCCGAACAGATAATCGGCCGTCAGGCCTGTGAGCTATTTGGGGAAAAGAATTATCGTGAGATCTCCTCTCATCTTACTCAGGCGTTGAGCGGCAAAACGGCTGAGTATGAAGGCGCTATCCCCATTGACAATGGCAGCCTGCGTCAGTTTCACGCCACCTTGCTCCCTCATTTTGAAAACGGTAGCGGAGTACAGGGCTGTTTCTTGCTGGCCCAGGACATCACCCAGCTGAAACAAGACCAGGAGCAGATTCGTAAGGCTAAGGAGCAGTGGGAGTT
This region includes:
- a CDS encoding GAF domain-containing protein, with amino-acid sequence MILCSIRFDFNSFDNYMPESLNDFLLKIPFFKELNLSLTERDELVRLIEDEYLFEFLSSIIRESEDILAISPNLDRLVILELAAEKIAHALKAAAASIRLFDPKSFKMLTFGAYGLHDNERSLAIPVKKSIAGRVVEEKRSIVVPSIMKNPLYREKTIVAQKGFNSLIAVPLQMPSFVGSTNDILGSLQIYFLEDDRLFNRLEVIRAEMLARRVSYVMAKKRILDMKSLNDKKEAISDKIFVKLSHREGIKLRDFFNLIVPELDEFIKLHSCSLFTLSDDQMSTYLEASYPPDHTYHEHGHLFTLKHHGYFWAAVHGTKEYADMPYERIDPSYLLIKDPFQSKLIGPGLLAFAQREDIHSILFVPLRTASVTRHILCFFATQQKQYFTEDEIELLTFFGKEIMKAVRLEFLGDMLHDFKNPAVAVAGLAARSRKLMDSDDLNPLREKLLYYQDVVVRETARLQDLALTMTGEGREEKIDLGQLAKERFALNEHVIEESKYANIRVNPVSIETGLFVLCPRYGLERVLDNLFNNATKAIPREGGYIEMRCFGCGNMACLEIVNSGEIDQDQIALVTKGGVLGRGLNIVSRFIQNNQGKLVIVSENGVSIFTIKLPLYKRS
- a CDS encoding PAS domain S-box protein, with amino-acid sequence MFPVALMSVFHATRIPASIRHHQQFPRCTGGSPMNIFSRYPLRITIPALLLTMAILRGAVSYQTYNTAGVKLVEKQGVDFVDEIMMRNQVHMNATLRIEDMERLKKEVALLSQSADNGEVTMVVDEKKRIVSASNPAWEGHPLAMSDISAEGKQLTTNLFDARVSTPKRKIIFSRDKQIIYAVAPLFFGGDPARIGLLYHEYGMQPLKASWQKTLHREVFFVFSLSLAIVMFLLFFLYVVLFRRARRVCETINRFGLGENTARSQLGGADELAVISTALDKMLDLQVAAEKQIRDQTLLLRQLTDGLPVLIAYVDQDACFRFINQEFENWFYLKPEQIIGRQACELFGEKNYREISSHLTQALSGKTAEYEGAIPIDNGSLRQFHATLLPHFENGSGVQGCFLLAQDITQLKQDQEQIRKAKEQWELTFDSILDEIITVQDKDFRILQANKAASVFFDLPRDEIVGRRCHELFREDDVPCSECPAYAVLQEGKTHAAELYHERLKKTFWVTMSPMVSENGKFYGLVHSAKDITEFKQLEQKLRQSQKMEAIGALAGGIAHDFNNILTPILGYSELIAGILPNSSPERGMAQEIEKAGRRAKELVKQILTFSRQGEQQRQLLQIHLIIKEALKLPRSSIPTTIAIHQNVVDCGMVLADPTQVHQVLMNLCTNAYSAMREKG